Proteins found in one Planctomycetes bacterium MalM25 genomic segment:
- a CDS encoding Chain length determinant protein, with amino-acid sequence MDRSKPSTSGHDVLEMLFRHKWKALLIPTCVIGLGLAIALFLPRTYRSEAKLALQVGRQSVNIDPTAQTGQQMIAIQQQGREGEVITAMDLLRSRGVVAKVVDKLGADYVLRGGPPGEGEPSAVAKAVNATVGEAARWAITQLKSIDPISREEEAIIEIEENLAVDAERDSILILVSYSTDSAIGAQQVLSTLIDVYQDEHLRIHRNDGSRLFFQQQEELHRGEYDTAMGAVRDAKDEMGVASVEARRQNLEAQLQATTLSRFEAESARSAALSAVKDLERQLSDMPERLIASKTSIPNEGADLMREQLYALQVRQADLKARYSDTHPLVVAVTRQVEEAEQVVDGESSVREETVDDVNPIHRQLTLNLKLKQSELASLDGRLKALVEQEKGVRTELEKINTNAVRLARLERDESLASRKYYRYADNLEQARIDEELERQKISSINIAQDPTLAEKPVSPSKAIVALASMALAFAGTFASILGFEQLNDKPRSESSLEQATGVPVLASIPDSAVHGRVLAP; translated from the coding sequence ATGGACCGTTCCAAGCCATCGACCTCCGGCCACGACGTGCTGGAAATGCTCTTCCGCCACAAGTGGAAGGCGTTGCTGATCCCCACCTGCGTGATCGGTCTCGGGTTGGCGATCGCGCTGTTCCTGCCGCGGACCTATCGCTCCGAGGCGAAGCTCGCGCTGCAGGTCGGCCGGCAGAGCGTCAACATCGATCCCACCGCCCAGACCGGGCAGCAGATGATCGCCATCCAGCAGCAGGGCCGCGAGGGCGAGGTCATCACGGCGATGGACCTGCTGCGCAGCCGGGGCGTGGTCGCCAAGGTCGTTGATAAGTTGGGCGCCGATTACGTGCTGCGTGGCGGCCCCCCCGGCGAAGGCGAGCCCAGCGCCGTGGCGAAGGCCGTGAACGCGACCGTAGGCGAGGCGGCCCGATGGGCGATCACCCAGCTCAAGAGCATCGACCCGATCAGCCGCGAGGAAGAGGCGATCATCGAGATCGAAGAGAACCTCGCCGTCGACGCCGAGCGGGACTCCATCCTGATCCTCGTGAGCTACAGCACCGATTCAGCAATCGGCGCCCAGCAGGTCCTCTCAACCCTCATCGACGTCTACCAAGATGAGCACCTCCGCATCCATCGCAATGACGGCTCGCGGCTCTTCTTCCAGCAGCAAGAGGAGCTGCACCGCGGCGAGTACGACACCGCGATGGGCGCCGTCCGCGACGCGAAGGACGAGATGGGGGTCGCCTCGGTCGAAGCGCGCCGCCAGAACCTCGAAGCCCAGTTGCAGGCGACCACGCTGTCGCGTTTCGAGGCGGAGTCCGCCCGCAGCGCCGCGCTGTCCGCGGTGAAGGACCTGGAGCGGCAGCTCTCGGACATGCCCGAACGTTTGATCGCGTCGAAGACCTCGATCCCGAACGAGGGCGCCGACCTGATGCGCGAGCAGCTCTACGCCCTCCAGGTCCGCCAAGCGGACCTCAAGGCGCGGTACAGCGACACGCACCCGCTGGTGGTCGCGGTCACGCGACAGGTCGAAGAGGCCGAGCAAGTAGTCGATGGTGAGTCGAGCGTCCGCGAGGAGACCGTTGACGACGTCAACCCGATCCACCGCCAGCTGACACTCAACCTCAAGCTCAAGCAGAGCGAGCTGGCGAGCCTCGACGGCCGGTTGAAGGCGCTCGTGGAGCAAGAGAAGGGCGTCCGCACCGAGCTGGAGAAAATCAACACCAACGCGGTCCGCCTCGCACGGCTCGAACGCGACGAGTCGCTCGCCAGCCGCAAATACTACCGCTACGCGGACAACCTGGAGCAGGCCCGCATCGACGAAGAGCTCGAGCGGCAGAAGATCTCCAGCATCAACATCGCCCAAGACCCGACCCTCGCCGAGAAGCCGGTGAGCCCCTCTAAGGCGATCGTGGCGTTGGCCTCGATGGCCTTGGCCTTCGCCGGCACGTTCGCCTCGATCCTGGGCTTCGAGCAACTCAACGACAAACCGCGCAGCGAGTCGTCCCTTGAGCAAGCGACCGGCGTGCCGGTGCTCGCCTCGATCCCCGACAGCGCGGTCCACGGCCGCGTGCTCGCCCCGTAG